A stretch of the Chiloscyllium plagiosum isolate BGI_BamShark_2017 chromosome 25, ASM401019v2, whole genome shotgun sequence genome encodes the following:
- the LOC122562597 gene encoding polyubiquitin-like has translation MILQVKFMTGDIVPLEINPSIQVSALKTLIYEKTKIPVYQQRLVIQNGNTQELKDNKRLSDYCVPPSNTVMLIVKNEERMQIFLQNDKGKLSTYDVRPSQSVEEFKAQVQRQERVPINQQRLMYDGKQLEDGRLLADYNIQPESTIFLLLRLRGGTL, from the coding sequence ATGATACTGCAGGTGAAGTTTATGACCGGTGACATTGTCCCACTTGAGATCAATCCTTCCATTCAAGTATCAGCTCTCAAGACGTTGATATATGAGAAGACCAAGATACCTGTTTACCAACAGCGTCTGGTGATACAAAATGGGAACACTCAAGAGCTGAAGGACAACAAGAGACTGTCTGACTACTGTGTCCCTCCCAGTAACACTGTCATGCTGATCGTCAAGAATGAGGAGCGCATGCAGATATTCCTGCAGAATGACAAGGGAAAACTTTCTACATACGATGTTCGTCCCTCTCAGTCTGTTGAGGAGTTTAAAGCACAAGTCCAGCGACAGGAACGTGTCCCAATCAATCAGCAGCGCCTGATGTACGATGGGAAACAGCTGGAGGATGGTCGGTTACTCGCTGACTACAATATTCAGCCAGAGAGCACCATCTTCCTCTTGCTGCGTTTGCGGGGTGGCACATTGTGA